One window of Phalacrocorax carbo chromosome 1, bPhaCar2.1, whole genome shotgun sequence genomic DNA carries:
- the TMPRSS6 gene encoding transmembrane protease serine 6 isoform X2 — MLHQELYNSFNSSGSLSYQMEYRVNPDSLVLLESSVKDIVVLKSTLGCYRYSYVQEDDILTLEGPDYLASSCLWHLHGLKGYMIKLRLEWTLPDCRDRLAMYDAAGPLEKHLITSIYGCSRQEPIVEVLSSGPVMSIVWKKAMYSYYDPFILSAQVVPLKACEVNITLLEGLEQQGKIGTPHYPSYYSPNTQCTWHMTVPSLNYGVTLWFDAYALSRQKHDLPCTQGQWIIQNRRLCGLRTLQAYAERIPVTSSADITITFTSQISLTGPGVQAAYSLYNLSDPCPREFLCLVNGLCVPACDGIKDCPNGLDERNCVCPAKFQCREDSTCIEFSRVCNQQLDCVNGSDEEQCSEGVPCGPFTYRCEDGTCVKKPNPLCDTTADCKDLSDEKRCDCGLQAPLSRIVGGANSVEGEWPWQASLQVRGRHICGGTLIADRWVVSAAHCFQDERLASASIWTVYLGKYLQNATSHTEVSFKVIRLFLHPYYEEDSHDYDVALLQLDHPVIISPLIQPICLPAPSHLFEPGLHCWITGWGALKEGGHISNVLQKVDVQLIQQDICSEAYHYMISPRMLCAGYHKGKKDACQGDSGGPLACKEPSGRWFLAGLVSWGMGCARPNHYGVYTRITQVLGWMNQIMS, encoded by the exons ATGCTCCACCAAGAGCTCTACAACAGCTTCAACAGCTCAGGCAGCCTGTCCTACCAGATGGAATACAGGGTCAACCCAGACTCGCTGGTTCTGCTGG AATCCAGTGTGAAAGACATAGTAGTGCTGAAATCCACTCTGG GTTGCTACAGGTACAGTTATGTCCAGGAGGATGACATCCTAACACTGGAGGGCCCTGACTACCTGGCCTCCAGTTGTCTTTGGCACCTCCATGGCCTCAAGGGCTACATGATCAAGCTACGCCTGGAGTGGACTCTCCCTGACTGCAGGGATCGCCTGGCTATGTATGATGCAGCCGGGCCCTTGGAGAAACACCTCATCACCTC GATCTATGGCTGCAGCCGGCAGGAGCCCATTGTGGAAGTTCTTTCATCAGGCCCTGTCATGTCCATTGTGTGGAAGAAAGCCATGTACAGCTACTATGACCCCTTCATTCTCTCAGCACAGGTGGTGCCCCTCAAAG CCTGCGAAGTGAATATAACTCTGCTGGAAGGTCTGGAGCAGCAGGGGAAGATCGGCACCCCACACTACCCCAGTTACTACTCACCCAACACACAGTGCACCTGGCACATGACG GTCCCATCCCTCAACTATGGGGTCACCCTGTGGTTCGATGCCTACGCACTCAGCAGACAGAAGCACGATCTGCCCTGTACCCAAGGCCAGTGGATAATTCAGAACAGAAG GTTGTGTGGCCTGCGGACCCTGCAAGCCTATGCTGAGCGGATCCCTGTCACATCCTCGGCTGACATCACCATCACCTTCACCTCGCAGATCTCCTTAACTGGCCCTGGCGTACAGGCAGCTTACAGCCTGTACAACCTATCTGACC CCTGTCCCAGGGAGTTCCTGTGTTTGGTGAACGGCTTGTGCGTCCCAGCCTGTGATGGGATCAAAGATTGCCCCAATGGGCTGGATGAGAGAAATTGTG TGTGCCCTGCAAAATTCCAGTGCCGCGAGGACAGCACTTGCATCGAGTTCAGCAGGGTCTGCAACCAGCAGCTGGACTGTGTCAACGGGAGCGACGAGGAGCAGTGCAGCGAAG GGGTCCCCTGTGGTCCTTTCACTTACCGATGTGAAGATGGGACCTGTGTGAAGAAACCCAACCCCCTGTGTGACACCACTGCAGACTGCAAGGACCTGTCTGACGAGAAGCGCTGTG ACTGTGGGCTGCAAGCCCCTCTCAGCAGGATCGTGGGTGGTGCAAATTCTGTGGAAGGGGAATGGCCATGGCAGGCCAGCCTGCAAGTTCGGGGACGCCACATTTGCGGGGGAACACTCATTGCTGACCGCTGGGTAGTCTCAGCCGCACACTGCTTCCAGGATGAGAG ACTGGCCTCTGCTTCCATCTGGACTGTTTACCTAggtaaatatttgcaaaatgccACCAGCCACACAGAGGTGTCCTTCAAGGTGATCCGCCTCTTCCTTCATCCTTATTACGAGGAGGACAGCCATGATTATGATGtggccctgctccagctggaccATCCTGTGATCATCTCACCCTTAATCCAGCCCATCTGCTTGCCTGCTCCATCTCACCTCTTTGAGCCTGGCCTTCATTGCTGGATCACTGGCTGGGGAGCCCTCAAGGAAGGTG GGCACATCAGCAATGTTCTGCAGAAGGTGGACGTGCAGCTCATCCAGCAGGACATCTGCAGTGAGGCCTATCACTACATGATTTCTCCCAGGATGCTGTGTGCTGGGTACCACAAGGGCAAGAAAGATGCCTGTCAG
- the TMPRSS6 gene encoding transmembrane protease serine 6 isoform X1 has translation MEAEEQEEDANSLSKDEPETNSRDCLRYVPLGIAFLLLAGAAAATWYFLDYRPWHLEPAILQFYSGSLQVLNRQYSPDLGQVESRAFWLESAKLQNMLKELIRATELGRYYNSSTVYAFGEGALTFFFWFALQIPESRQKEVTAERVNTMLHQELYNSFNSSGSLSYQMEYRVNPDSLVLLESSVKDIVVLKSTLGCYRYSYVQEDDILTLEGPDYLASSCLWHLHGLKGYMIKLRLEWTLPDCRDRLAMYDAAGPLEKHLITSIYGCSRQEPIVEVLSSGPVMSIVWKKAMYSYYDPFILSAQVVPLKACEVNITLLEGLEQQGKIGTPHYPSYYSPNTQCTWHMTVPSLNYGVTLWFDAYALSRQKHDLPCTQGQWIIQNRRLCGLRTLQAYAERIPVTSSADITITFTSQISLTGPGVQAAYSLYNLSDPCPREFLCLVNGLCVPACDGIKDCPNGLDERNCVCPAKFQCREDSTCIEFSRVCNQQLDCVNGSDEEQCSEGVPCGPFTYRCEDGTCVKKPNPLCDTTADCKDLSDEKRCDCGLQAPLSRIVGGANSVEGEWPWQASLQVRGRHICGGTLIADRWVVSAAHCFQDERLASASIWTVYLGKYLQNATSHTEVSFKVIRLFLHPYYEEDSHDYDVALLQLDHPVIISPLIQPICLPAPSHLFEPGLHCWITGWGALKEGGHISNVLQKVDVQLIQQDICSEAYHYMISPRMLCAGYHKGKKDACQGDSGGPLACKEPSGRWFLAGLVSWGMGCARPNHYGVYTRITQVLGWMNQIMS, from the exons ATGGAGGCCGAGGAACAGGAGGAAGATGCTAACTCCCTCTCAAAGGATGAACCAGAGACTAACTCACGTGACTGCCTCCGTTATGTGCCCCTCGGGATAGCCTTTCTTTtgctggctggagctgctgcagcaaccTGGTATTTCCTAG ACTACAGACCATGGCACCTGGAACCAGCCATCCTGCAGTTTTACTCTGGCAGCCTCCAGGTCCTCAATCGCCAGTATTCCCCGGACCTTGGGCAGGTGGAGTCCAGAGCCTTCTGGTTGGAGTCAGCTAAGCTCCAGAATATG ctgaaggaactgaTTCGTGCCACAGAGCTGGGTCGATATTACAACTCGAGCACAGTGTATGCCTTTGG GGAAGGGGCTCTGACCTTCTTCTTCTGGTTTGCCCTCCAAATCCCTGAGAGTCGGCAGAAAGAGGTGACTGCTGAGAGGGTAAACACAATGCTCCACCAAGAGCTCTACAACAGCTTCAACAGCTCAGGCAGCCTGTCCTACCAGATGGAATACAGGGTCAACCCAGACTCGCTGGTTCTGCTGG AATCCAGTGTGAAAGACATAGTAGTGCTGAAATCCACTCTGG GTTGCTACAGGTACAGTTATGTCCAGGAGGATGACATCCTAACACTGGAGGGCCCTGACTACCTGGCCTCCAGTTGTCTTTGGCACCTCCATGGCCTCAAGGGCTACATGATCAAGCTACGCCTGGAGTGGACTCTCCCTGACTGCAGGGATCGCCTGGCTATGTATGATGCAGCCGGGCCCTTGGAGAAACACCTCATCACCTC GATCTATGGCTGCAGCCGGCAGGAGCCCATTGTGGAAGTTCTTTCATCAGGCCCTGTCATGTCCATTGTGTGGAAGAAAGCCATGTACAGCTACTATGACCCCTTCATTCTCTCAGCACAGGTGGTGCCCCTCAAAG CCTGCGAAGTGAATATAACTCTGCTGGAAGGTCTGGAGCAGCAGGGGAAGATCGGCACCCCACACTACCCCAGTTACTACTCACCCAACACACAGTGCACCTGGCACATGACG GTCCCATCCCTCAACTATGGGGTCACCCTGTGGTTCGATGCCTACGCACTCAGCAGACAGAAGCACGATCTGCCCTGTACCCAAGGCCAGTGGATAATTCAGAACAGAAG GTTGTGTGGCCTGCGGACCCTGCAAGCCTATGCTGAGCGGATCCCTGTCACATCCTCGGCTGACATCACCATCACCTTCACCTCGCAGATCTCCTTAACTGGCCCTGGCGTACAGGCAGCTTACAGCCTGTACAACCTATCTGACC CCTGTCCCAGGGAGTTCCTGTGTTTGGTGAACGGCTTGTGCGTCCCAGCCTGTGATGGGATCAAAGATTGCCCCAATGGGCTGGATGAGAGAAATTGTG TGTGCCCTGCAAAATTCCAGTGCCGCGAGGACAGCACTTGCATCGAGTTCAGCAGGGTCTGCAACCAGCAGCTGGACTGTGTCAACGGGAGCGACGAGGAGCAGTGCAGCGAAG GGGTCCCCTGTGGTCCTTTCACTTACCGATGTGAAGATGGGACCTGTGTGAAGAAACCCAACCCCCTGTGTGACACCACTGCAGACTGCAAGGACCTGTCTGACGAGAAGCGCTGTG ACTGTGGGCTGCAAGCCCCTCTCAGCAGGATCGTGGGTGGTGCAAATTCTGTGGAAGGGGAATGGCCATGGCAGGCCAGCCTGCAAGTTCGGGGACGCCACATTTGCGGGGGAACACTCATTGCTGACCGCTGGGTAGTCTCAGCCGCACACTGCTTCCAGGATGAGAG ACTGGCCTCTGCTTCCATCTGGACTGTTTACCTAggtaaatatttgcaaaatgccACCAGCCACACAGAGGTGTCCTTCAAGGTGATCCGCCTCTTCCTTCATCCTTATTACGAGGAGGACAGCCATGATTATGATGtggccctgctccagctggaccATCCTGTGATCATCTCACCCTTAATCCAGCCCATCTGCTTGCCTGCTCCATCTCACCTCTTTGAGCCTGGCCTTCATTGCTGGATCACTGGCTGGGGAGCCCTCAAGGAAGGTG GGCACATCAGCAATGTTCTGCAGAAGGTGGACGTGCAGCTCATCCAGCAGGACATCTGCAGTGAGGCCTATCACTACATGATTTCTCCCAGGATGCTGTGTGCTGGGTACCACAAGGGCAAGAAAGATGCCTGTCAG